A stretch of Stigmatopora argus isolate UIUO_Sarg chromosome 22, RoL_Sarg_1.0, whole genome shotgun sequence DNA encodes these proteins:
- the trappc14 gene encoding trafficking protein particle complex subunit 14: MVQMMESQCEYFMYFPAVPITDLSEPARYRTLPRRSHLYLGETVRFLLVLRCRDAGRTTPTEPGQGEDGVGFGMETCSGRAWRELAGSLCAVASVSPGESGRHRSGQHHHDYGSSGDEAGDDGSDDYMAAAEAAIAALGSRVDSRCRSFRDCKPLLIHNSYGSVRRAPVQSPLDEPMVLADEVVFPLTVSLDKLPVNTVKVKVMVTVWKKEAEQAEVQELGYLSVLQQREPSLTFKHDLNTFKAQVSTTLTVLPPPAVRCKLMSVSGRHLAVLKVLNKSSQEEVSIRDVRILPDLNASYLPVMPDGSVLLVDNVCHHSGEVGMASFCKVDSPASRLPSTLGAFEEHDFMFRLHLNDMPQEESNEGMEVPLVAVLQWSTPKMPFTNCIYTHYRLPSVRLDRPRFVMSASCPGTVKVKERFKVKYVLFNNLQDFLSVRLVWTPDGRGHSEDTTLSAVVCHTPLSNLGHCRKGSTLTFSVAFQILRPGLYELSQHMKLKLQFTASVSNPPPDARPLSRKNSPSSPAMRDLLDRHQASLGRSQSFSHQQPSRSHIMRTGSAMERRAITPPVGSPVGRPLYLPPQDKSLLSLDKIAKRECKVLVVDP, encoded by the exons ATGGTGCAGATGATGGAGTCTCAGTGCGAATATTTCATGTATTTCCCAGCGGTACCCATCACGGACCTGTCCGAGCCAGCCCGGTACCGAACCCTGCCCCGTCGGAGCCACCTCTATTTGGGGGAGACGGTCCGCTTCCTCCTGGTGCTGCGATGCAGGGACGCCGGCAGGACGACACCGACCGAACCAGGCCAAGGAG AGGACGGTGTGGGGTTTGGGATGGAGACGTGCAGCGGTCGGGCCTGGCGCGAGTTGGCGGGCTCGCTGTGCGCCGTGGCCAGCGTGAGTCCGGGCGAGAGCGGTCGCCACCGGTCTGGCCAGCATCACCACGACTACGGCAGCAGCGGGGACGAGGCCGGCGACGACGGCAGCGACGACTAcatggcggcggcggaggcggccaTCGCGGCGCTGGGCAGCAGGGTGGACTCGCGGTGTCGGAGCTTTCGGGACTGCAAGCCGCTGCTCATCCACAACTCCTACGGATCGGTTCGAAGGGCTCCGGTCCAG TCTCCTCTGGACGAGCCAATGGTTCTGGCGGACGAAGTTGTCTTCCCACTTACCGTCTCCTTGGACAAACTCCCCGTCAACACCGTCAAAGTCAAG GTGATGGTGACAGTGTGGAAGAAGGAGGCGGAGCAAGCGGAGGTGCAGGAGTTGGGCTACCTGAGTGTTTTGCAGCAGCGCGAGCCATCGCTAACCTTCAAGCATGACCTCAACACTTTCAAGGCCCAAG TGAGCACCACCTTGACCGTCCTGCCACCTCCCGCCGTCCGCTGCAAGCTGATGAGTGTTTCGGGCCGCCACTTGGCTGTGCTCAAAG TTCTAAATAAGTCATCCCAGGAGGAAGTGAGCATACGGGACGTTCGTATTCTGCCTGACCTTAACGCGTCCTACCTTCCCGTAATGCCCGACGGATCCGTTCTGCTCGTGGACAACGTTTG CCACCACTCGGGTGAGGTGGGCATGGCGTCTTTTTGCAAGGTGGACAGCCCCGCCAGCCGCCTTCCCAGTACACTCGGCGCCTTTGAGGAACACGACTTCATGTTCCGACTGCACCTCAACGACATGCCGCAGGAGGAATCCAATGAG GGTATGGAGGTTCCTCTAGTTGCTGTCCTTCAGTGGTCAACTCCCAAGATGCCATTCACCAACTGCATCTACACCCACTACAG GTTGCCGAGCGTACGTCTGGATAGGCCCAGGTTCGTGATGTCGGCCAGCTGTCCCGGCACTGTCAAGGTCAAAGAACGCTTCAAGGTCAAATATGTACTATTCAACAACCTGCAGGACTTCCTTTCTGTGCGACTCGTCTGGACTCCTGATG GCCGCGGTCACAGCGAAGACACCACTTTGTCGGCGGTGGTGTGCCACACGCCACTCAGTAACTTGGGTCATTGCCGCAAAGGCAGCACTCTGACCTTCAGCGTGGCCTTTCAGATCCTCCGACCAGGACTCTACGAG TTGAGTCAGCACATGAAACTCAAGCTCCAGTTCACGGCATCCGTGTCCAACCCCCCACCTGACGCCAGGCCACTCTCAC GTAAGAACAGTCCATCCAGCCCGGCAATGCGAGATCTGCTGGACCGTCACCAGGCCAGTTTGGGTCGCTCGCAGTCTTTCTCCCACCAGCAGCCGTCGCGCTCGCACATCATGAG GACGGGCAGCGCCATGGAGCGACGTGCCATCACACCACCAGTGGGGTCTCCGGTGGGCCGGCCGCTCTATTTGCCACCACAGGACAAAAGCCTCCTCTCGCTGGACAAGATTGCCAAACGCGAGTGTAAAGTTCTGGTGGTTGATCCGTGA
- the LOC144068440 gene encoding odorant receptor 131-2-like: MRTSMQANGTVRLSLAERIVNSTLTTMCGLMFLTVNGVFLFTLRRKRVFREASRYILLYNLLLGDTVQLIFSQLLFLLSSARTTLSYPMCGILIMFSQLATQTTPVFLVLMSLERYVAICHALRHASIATTRNTTAAVLAVWMFCFLTVLVQGLFLIKIRFDLLGGLQMTQLCRMTTLFILPISELFYKVYIYFLFTSSGLTIIFSYVGIISVARSAATVKDSVRKAQRTLLLHIVQLGLGLLSIMYTTLIVGISSLLSWEVVVRFQFGLYVLVFLLPKCLSPLIYGLRDEKIRVVLLYHLCCHLKLSPSRD; the protein is encoded by the coding sequence ATGCGGACTTCAATGCAGGCCAACGGGACGGTCAGGCTGAGCCTGGCGGAGCGGATCGTGAATTCCACCTTAACCACCATGTGTGGCCTGATGTTCCTGACTGTCAACGGGGTTTTTTTGTTCACCCTGAGAAGGAAAAGAGTATTTCGGGAGGCATCGCGCTACATCCTGCTGTACAACCTGCTGCTGGGAGACACGGTGCAGCTGATCTTCAGCCAGTTGCTGTTCTTGCTGAGTTCCGCTCGCACCACCCTTTCGTATCCCATGTGCGGCATACTCATTATGTTCAGCCAACTTGCCACTCAGACAACTCCCGTATTTCTGGTGTTAATGTCACTGGAGAGATACGTGGCCATATGTCACGCTCTCCGGCACGCCTCCATCGCCACCACCAGGAACACGACGGCTGCCGTGCTAGCGGTGtggatgttttgttttctgACTGTTCTTGTTCAGGGGCTTTTTTTGATAAAGATTCGTTTTGACCTATTGGGAGGTCTGCAAATGACACAACTTTGTAGAATGACCACCCTATTCATTCTTCCTATTTCCGAATTGTTCTACAAGGTTTACATCTATTTCCTGTTTACCTCGTCGGGACTGACCATCATTTTCAGCTACGTTGGCATAATCTCAGTGGCCAGATCGGCCGCAACGGTCAAAGACTCGGTCCGTAAAGCTCAGCGCACTCTGCTGTTACACATTGTGCAGTTGGGCCTTGGCCTCTTGTCAATCATGTACACCACTTTAATCGTCGGTATCTCAAGTTTACTTAGCTGGGAGGTGGTCGTACGATTCCAGTTCGGTCTATATGTTTTGGTTTTCCTACTCCCCAAATGCCTGAGTCCTCTCATTTATGGGTTACGGGATGAGAAGATCAGGGTTGTGCTGTTGTACCATCTATGTTGCCACCTCAAATTGTCACCCAGTCGTGATTAA